A window of the Pseudomonas fluorescens genome harbors these coding sequences:
- the hbdH gene encoding 3-hydroxybutyrate dehydrogenase codes for MTTLSGKTALVTGSTSGIGLGIALTLAKAGANLILNGFGDASKVIAEVEQFGGKVGHHPADVSDPAQIADMIAYAEREFGGVDILVNNAGIQHVAAVEEFPVERWDSIIAINLSSVFHSTRLSLPGMRAKGWGRIVNIASVHGLVGSTGKAAYVAAKHGVIGLTKVVGLETAASNVTCNAICPGWVLTPLVQKQIDDRAAKGVDPQQAQHDLLAEKQPSLEFVTPAHLGELVLFLCSEAGSQVRGAAWNIDGGWLAQ; via the coding sequence ATGACGACTCTTTCTGGCAAGACCGCACTGGTTACCGGCTCCACCAGCGGCATCGGGCTGGGCATCGCCCTGACGCTGGCCAAGGCCGGCGCCAACCTGATCCTCAACGGTTTTGGCGACGCCTCCAAGGTGATTGCCGAAGTCGAACAGTTCGGCGGCAAGGTTGGCCATCACCCGGCGGACGTCAGCGACCCGGCGCAGATCGCCGACATGATCGCCTACGCCGAGCGCGAGTTCGGCGGCGTGGACATTCTGGTCAACAACGCGGGCATCCAGCACGTCGCGGCGGTGGAAGAGTTTCCGGTGGAGCGCTGGGATTCAATCATCGCGATCAACCTGTCGTCGGTGTTTCACAGCACTCGCCTAAGCCTGCCGGGCATGCGCGCCAAGGGTTGGGGGCGGATCGTCAACATCGCTTCGGTGCATGGCTTGGTCGGTTCCACCGGCAAGGCTGCGTATGTGGCGGCCAAGCATGGCGTGATCGGCCTGACCAAAGTGGTTGGCCTGGAAACCGCCGCCAGTAACGTCACCTGCAACGCCATCTGCCCGGGCTGGGTGCTGACGCCGCTGGTGCAGAAGCAGATCGATGACCGCGCGGCCAAAGGTGTCGACCCGCAGCAGGCGCAACACGACTTGCTGGCCGAGAAGCAGCCGTCGCTGGAGTTCGTCACCCCGGCGCATCTGGGGGAGCTGGTACTGTTTCTGTGCAGTGAGGCCGGCAGCCAGGTGCGTGGCGCAGCCTGGAACATCGATGGCGGGTGGCTGGCGCAGTAA
- a CDS encoding GntP family permease, translating to MSVIIALAALALLMLAAYRGYSVILFAPIAALGAVLLTDPSAVAPAFTGVFMEKMVGFIKLYFPVFLLGAVFGKLIELSGFSRSIVAAAIRLLGTRQAMLVIVLVCALLTYGGVSLFVVVFAVYPFAAEMFRQSNIPKRLIPATIALGAFSFTMDALPGTPQIQNIIPSTFFNTTAWAAPWLGVIGTIFVFCAGMLFLQRQRNKAQRAGEGYGTELRNEPETAEDLKLPNPWIALSPLLAVGIMNLLFTQWIPQWYGKTHSLALPGMAAPVTTEIAKLTAIWAVQAALLVGILMVLAFGFKAIKSKLAEGSKSAVSGALLAAMNTASEYGFGAVIASLPGFLVLADWLKNIPNPLVNEAITVTLLAGITGSASGGMSIALAAMSEQFISAAHAANIPLEVLHRVAAMASGGMDTLPHNGAVITLLAVTGLTHREAYKDIFCITLIKTLAVFVVIGTFYATGIV from the coding sequence ATGAGTGTGATCATCGCCTTGGCAGCCCTCGCGCTGCTGATGCTCGCGGCCTACCGTGGCTACAGCGTTATCCTTTTTGCCCCGATCGCCGCCCTTGGCGCCGTGTTGCTTACCGACCCGTCTGCCGTCGCCCCTGCTTTCACCGGGGTGTTCATGGAGAAAATGGTCGGCTTCATCAAACTCTACTTTCCCGTGTTCCTGCTCGGCGCGGTGTTCGGCAAGTTGATCGAGCTGTCGGGTTTCTCCCGCTCGATTGTCGCGGCAGCGATTCGTCTGCTCGGCACCCGCCAGGCGATGCTGGTAATCGTGCTGGTCTGCGCCCTACTCACCTACGGCGGCGTTTCGCTGTTTGTCGTGGTGTTTGCGGTCTACCCGTTCGCGGCGGAAATGTTCCGCCAGAGCAACATCCCCAAGCGCTTGATCCCGGCAACCATCGCCCTCGGCGCGTTCTCGTTCACCATGGACGCCCTGCCCGGCACGCCGCAGATCCAGAACATCATCCCCAGCACCTTCTTCAACACCACCGCATGGGCGGCGCCGTGGCTGGGTGTGATCGGGACGATTTTCGTGTTCTGCGCCGGCATGCTGTTCCTGCAGCGCCAGCGCAACAAGGCTCAGCGCGCGGGTGAAGGCTACGGCACCGAACTGCGCAACGAACCGGAAACCGCCGAAGACCTGAAACTGCCGAACCCGTGGATCGCTCTTTCTCCGCTGCTGGCGGTGGGCATCATGAACCTGCTGTTCACCCAGTGGATTCCGCAGTGGTACGGCAAGACCCACAGCCTCGCGCTGCCGGGCATGGCCGCGCCGGTCACCACCGAGATCGCCAAACTCACGGCGATCTGGGCGGTGCAGGCAGCCCTGTTGGTCGGCATCCTGATGGTCCTGGCATTCGGTTTTAAAGCGATCAAAAGCAAGCTCGCCGAGGGCAGCAAAAGCGCAGTCAGCGGTGCGCTGCTGGCGGCGATGAACACTGCATCCGAATACGGTTTCGGCGCTGTCATCGCCTCGTTGCCGGGGTTTCTGGTGCTGGCCGACTGGCTCAAGAACATCCCAAATCCATTGGTCAACGAAGCCATCACCGTGACCTTGCTGGCCGGTATCACCGGTTCCGCTTCGGGCGGCATGAGCATCGCGCTGGCCGCGATGTCCGAACAGTTCATCAGCGCCGCCCACGCCGCGAACATTCCGCTGGAAGTGCTGCACCGGGTGGCGGCGATGGCGAGCGGCGGCATGGACACCCTGCCGCACAACGGCGCGGTGATTACCCTGCTCGCCGTCACCGGCCTGACTCACCGTGAGGCCTACAAGGACATTTTCTGTATTACGCTGATCAAGACCCTGGCGGTTTTCGTGGTGATCGGCACTTTCTACGCCACTGGCATTGTGTGA
- a CDS encoding ABC transporter permease, whose product MFKLSPLGRRRFERFKKNRRGWWSLWLFIGLFVISLGGELIANDKPLIVSYQGQWYFPVFKRHTEQEFGGQLPFQADYRSDYVQKLIRKDGGWLLFPPIPFSDDTPNYDLNKPAPSPPTSVNWLGTDDQARDVLARVIFGARVSILFALMLTFVSALIGIAAGALQGYYGGWVDLLGQRLLEVWSGLPVLYLLIILSGFVEPNFWWLLGIMALFSWLALVDVVRAEFLRGRNLEYVKAARALGLSDRKVIVRHILPNAMNATLSYLPFILTGAISTLTALDFLGFGMPAGSASLGELIGQGKQNLQAPWLGLTAFFTLALILSLLVFIGEALRDAFDPRS is encoded by the coding sequence ATGTTCAAGCTCTCGCCTCTGGGCCGTCGCCGCTTCGAACGCTTCAAGAAAAACCGCCGGGGCTGGTGGTCGTTGTGGCTGTTCATTGGTCTGTTCGTGATCAGCCTCGGTGGCGAGTTGATCGCCAACGATAAACCTCTGATCGTCAGCTATCAGGGCCAGTGGTACTTCCCGGTGTTCAAGCGCCACACAGAACAGGAGTTCGGCGGGCAACTGCCGTTCCAGGCCGATTACCGTAGCGATTACGTGCAGAAGCTGATCCGCAAGGACGGTGGCTGGCTACTGTTTCCGCCGATTCCGTTCAGTGACGACACCCCGAACTACGACCTCAACAAACCGGCGCCGAGCCCGCCGACTTCGGTCAACTGGCTGGGCACCGACGATCAGGCGCGCGACGTACTGGCTCGGGTGATTTTCGGCGCGCGGGTGTCGATCCTGTTCGCCCTGATGCTGACCTTCGTCAGCGCCCTGATCGGCATCGCGGCCGGCGCCCTGCAAGGCTATTACGGCGGCTGGGTCGATCTGCTCGGCCAGCGTTTGCTGGAGGTCTGGTCAGGATTGCCGGTGCTTTACCTGCTGATCATCCTCTCGGGATTCGTCGAGCCGAATTTCTGGTGGCTGCTGGGGATCATGGCGCTGTTTTCCTGGCTCGCGCTGGTGGACGTGGTACGCGCCGAGTTCCTGCGCGGTCGCAATCTCGAGTACGTCAAGGCTGCCCGGGCCTTGGGCTTGAGCGATCGCAAGGTGATTGTCCGGCACATCCTGCCCAACGCGATGAACGCAACCCTGAGCTATCTGCCCTTTATTCTGACCGGGGCGATTTCGACCCTGACCGCGCTGGATTTCCTCGGCTTCGGCATGCCCGCCGGCAGCGCGTCACTGGGCGAGCTGATCGGTCAGGGCAAGCAGAACCTGCAAGCGCCGTGGCTCGGGTTGACCGCGTTTTTCACCCTGGCGCTGATTCTTTCCCTGTTGGTATTCATCGGCGAAGCGCTGCGCGATGCCTTTGACCCGCGCTCATGA
- a CDS encoding ABC transporter ATP-binding protein, which yields MTDNLIEIRDLSVAFHGQTVVRNLCLDIRPGECLALVGESGSGKSVTAHSILQLLPECDARTTGSIRYRGQELVGADPKTLRDLRGNRIAMIFQEPMTSLNPLHTIEKQIGETLLLHRGLGGKEAQARILELLELVGIQKPKERLKAYPHQLSGGQRQRVMIAMALACEPELLIADEPTTALDVTVQRKILLLLKSLQRRLGMSLLLISHDLNLVRSIAQRVCVMKAGEIVEQAPCETLFTEPKHPYSCVLLNAEPEGEALPRDERENVLEVDDLRVDFTVGGGLFQRKQYLRAVDGISLNIQRGKTLGIVGESGSGKSTLGQAILRLLDSKGSIRFQGTALDGLDQKQMRPWRRQMQVVFQDPFGSLSPRMSVAQIISEGLEVHCQSTADECDDQVIRVLKEVGLDPESRHRYPHEFSGGQRQRIAIARALVLKPALILLDEPTSALDRTVQKQVVALLRQLQEKHGLTYLFISHDLAVVRALAHDMIVIKDGKVVESGASHDVFDSPQHPYTKELLAAAHPG from the coding sequence ATGACTGACAACCTGATCGAAATCCGTGACCTCAGCGTCGCCTTCCATGGCCAGACCGTGGTGCGCAACCTGTGCCTGGACATCCGCCCCGGCGAGTGCCTGGCACTGGTCGGCGAGTCGGGCTCGGGCAAGTCGGTGACCGCCCATTCGATCCTGCAGCTGCTTCCGGAATGCGATGCCCGGACCACCGGCAGCATCCGCTATCGTGGGCAGGAACTGGTCGGCGCCGATCCGAAGACCCTGCGCGATCTGCGGGGCAACCGCATCGCCATGATTTTCCAGGAGCCGATGACCTCGCTCAATCCGTTGCACACGATTGAAAAGCAGATCGGCGAAACCCTGCTGCTGCACCGCGGCCTCGGTGGAAAAGAAGCTCAGGCACGGATCCTCGAACTGCTCGAACTGGTGGGCATCCAGAAGCCCAAAGAACGGCTGAAGGCTTATCCGCATCAATTGTCCGGCGGCCAACGCCAGCGGGTTATGATTGCGATGGCTCTGGCCTGCGAACCCGAATTGCTGATCGCCGACGAGCCGACCACCGCACTCGACGTGACCGTACAGCGCAAGATTCTGTTGCTGCTCAAGTCCCTGCAACGGCGCCTCGGCATGTCGCTGCTGCTGATCAGCCATGACCTCAATCTGGTGCGCAGCATCGCCCAACGGGTGTGCGTGATGAAGGCCGGTGAGATCGTCGAGCAGGCGCCGTGCGAAACCCTGTTCACCGAACCGAAACATCCTTACAGCTGCGTGTTGCTCAACGCTGAACCGGAAGGCGAAGCGCTACCCCGGGACGAACGCGAAAACGTGCTGGAAGTCGATGACCTGCGGGTTGATTTCACGGTCGGCGGCGGGCTGTTCCAGCGCAAGCAATACCTGCGCGCGGTGGACGGCATCAGCCTGAATATCCAGCGCGGCAAGACGCTGGGTATCGTCGGCGAGTCCGGCTCAGGCAAGTCGACTCTTGGCCAGGCGATCCTGCGGCTGCTCGACTCCAAGGGCAGCATCCGCTTTCAGGGCACGGCACTCGACGGTCTCGACCAGAAGCAGATGCGGCCATGGCGCCGACAGATGCAGGTGGTGTTCCAGGATCCGTTCGGCAGCCTCAGCCCGCGCATGTCGGTGGCGCAGATCATCAGCGAAGGGCTGGAGGTGCATTGCCAGTCCACTGCCGACGAGTGCGACGACCAGGTGATCCGCGTGCTCAAGGAAGTCGGGCTCGACCCTGAAAGCCGTCATCGCTATCCCCATGAATTCTCCGGCGGCCAGCGTCAGCGCATTGCCATCGCCCGGGCGCTGGTATTGAAGCCCGCATTGATCCTGCTCGACGAGCCGACCTCGGCGCTGGATCGCACCGTGCAGAAACAGGTGGTCGCCCTGCTCCGCCAACTTCAGGAAAAACACGGTTTGACGTATTTGTTCATCAGCCACGATCTTGCAGTGGTACGCGCCCTCGCCCACGACATGATCGTGATCAAGGACGGCAAAGTGGTCGAAAGCGGCGCCAGCCATGACGTGTTCGACTCGCCGCAGCACCCCTACACCAAAGAGCTGTTGGCCGCGGCGCATCCGGGATAG
- a CDS encoding acetoacetate--CoA ligase — protein sequence MSDILWQPDAKRIARSRMDGFRRFIIQRHHVHLDDYPALHQWSIDQREAFWQAIVDFFGISFHTQPDAVLRGGLKMPGAEWFPGATLNFAEHLLSRRDDAIAVIAIGENGQRELLTWAELAQHVAGFQASLQAAGVVVGDRVAACMPNTWQTLVAMLATTSLGAIWSCSSPDFGTHGVIDRFGQIEPKVLITCAGYRYAGKEIDQTVKINEILEQLPTLQQLIIVPYARPHAHATDYRTPANVTLWDDFYEPGDEPHFVPVPFDHPLYVLYSSGTTGVPKCIVHSTGGVLLQHAKEHGLHVDLGPGDRLFYYTTCGWMMWNWLVSALAVGSAVVLYDGSPFYPDNERLLELLDDEQVSVFGTSPKFLATLESSGIKPRESYDLSHLKTLLCTGSALSPQSYDFVYRDFKPDVCLSSMSGGTDIVSCFVNGNPMSAVRRGEIMGKSLAMAVEVWNDAGQPVIGEKGELVCTRPFPAMPIGLWNDPDGEKLRKSYFSQFPGVWAQGDYAEQLPHGGMLIHGRSDAVLNPGGVRIGTAEIYRQVEKVPQVLDSVAIGQQWQDDVRVVLFVRLKEGVALDDALQKQIRQVIRANTTPRHVPAKIVEVSDIPRTISGKVVELAVRNVVHGEPVKNTDALANPDALEQFRNRVELRD from the coding sequence ATGTCCGACATTCTCTGGCAGCCCGATGCCAAACGCATTGCCCGGTCCCGCATGGACGGTTTTCGGCGCTTCATCATTCAGCGTCACCACGTGCACCTCGACGACTACCCTGCCCTGCACCAATGGTCCATCGACCAGCGCGAAGCGTTCTGGCAGGCGATCGTTGATTTCTTCGGCATCAGTTTTCACACCCAGCCCGACGCGGTTCTGCGTGGAGGCCTGAAAATGCCGGGTGCCGAATGGTTTCCCGGCGCCACCCTGAACTTCGCCGAACACCTGCTGAGCCGCCGCGATGATGCAATCGCCGTGATCGCCATCGGCGAAAACGGCCAGCGAGAACTGCTGACCTGGGCCGAACTGGCCCAACACGTCGCCGGGTTCCAGGCCAGCCTGCAAGCGGCCGGCGTCGTGGTCGGCGACCGGGTTGCAGCGTGCATGCCCAACACCTGGCAAACTCTGGTGGCGATGCTCGCGACCACCAGCCTCGGCGCGATCTGGTCGTGCTCATCGCCGGACTTCGGCACCCACGGCGTGATCGACCGCTTCGGCCAGATCGAACCGAAAGTGCTGATTACCTGCGCCGGTTACCGCTATGCCGGCAAAGAGATCGACCAGACCGTCAAGATCAATGAAATCCTCGAACAGCTGCCGACCTTGCAACAGCTGATCATAGTGCCCTACGCACGACCTCACGCCCATGCCACGGATTACCGGACACCCGCCAACGTCACGCTGTGGGACGACTTCTATGAGCCCGGCGATGAGCCGCATTTCGTCCCGGTGCCGTTCGACCATCCGCTGTACGTGCTGTATTCCAGCGGCACCACAGGCGTGCCGAAGTGCATCGTTCACAGCACCGGCGGCGTGTTGCTGCAACACGCCAAGGAGCACGGGCTGCATGTCGACCTCGGCCCTGGTGACCGCTTGTTCTACTACACCACCTGCGGCTGGATGATGTGGAACTGGCTGGTCTCGGCGCTGGCGGTCGGCAGCGCGGTGGTGCTGTATGACGGTTCACCGTTTTATCCGGACAACGAGCGATTGCTCGAGCTGCTCGACGACGAGCAGGTCAGCGTGTTCGGCACCAGCCCGAAATTCCTCGCGACCCTGGAAAGCAGCGGCATCAAACCGCGTGAAAGCTACGACTTGAGCCACCTGAAAACCCTGCTTTGCACTGGTTCCGCGTTGTCGCCACAGAGTTACGACTTTGTCTATCGCGACTTCAAACCTGACGTCTGCCTGTCATCGATGTCCGGCGGCACCGACATCGTGTCCTGCTTCGTCAACGGTAACCCGATGTCGGCAGTCCGCCGGGGCGAGATCATGGGCAAGAGCCTGGCCATGGCGGTGGAAGTATGGAACGACGCCGGGCAACCGGTGATCGGCGAAAAAGGTGAGTTGGTATGCACTCGACCATTCCCGGCGATGCCCATCGGACTCTGGAACGATCCTGACGGCGAGAAGTTGCGCAAATCCTATTTCAGCCAGTTCCCCGGCGTCTGGGCCCAGGGTGACTACGCCGAACAACTGCCCCACGGCGGGATGCTGATTCACGGCCGCTCCGACGCCGTGCTCAACCCCGGCGGCGTGCGCATCGGCACAGCGGAAATCTACCGGCAGGTGGAGAAAGTCCCGCAAGTGCTGGACAGCGTCGCCATCGGCCAGCAGTGGCAGGACGACGTGCGCGTGGTGCTGTTCGTGCGCCTCAAGGAAGGCGTAGCACTGGATGACGCACTGCAAAAGCAGATACGCCAGGTGATCCGCGCCAACACCACACCGCGCCATGTACCGGCGAAGATCGTCGAGGTCAGCGATATTCCGCGCACCATCAGCGGCAAGGTGGTGGAGCTGGCCGTGCGCAATGTGGTGCACGGTGAGCCGGTGAAAAACACCGATGCGCTGGCGAATCCTGACGCGCTCGAGCAGTTTCGTAATCGGGTCGAACTTCGCGACTGA
- a CDS encoding sigma-54 interaction domain-containing protein, with protein MNTTESLKDYQRVRTLAIRSLFEIIEQSSEGTVIVDRDANIVWMNERYARRFGLDSAAGAIGKPCESVIPGSLLREVVRTGRPILLDMQDTPKEPLVVMRLPIHDDAGAVIGAIGFALFDELRTLSPMLKRYLSMQEELASTRSLLRARQTKYNFAHFIGTSAASLEVKRRARRSASAESPVLLLGETGSGKELLAQAIHGASPRAHKAFVSINSAAIPEALLEAEFFGTAPGAFTGADRKGRTGKLQIAQGGTLFLDEIGDMPLPLQSKLLRVLQEKEFEPVGSNDVIQSDVRVIAATSTDLEAAIKRGEFRADLYYRLNVLPIQVPPLRERLDDLPALSEAILEELRSQHELNREALELLGQHAWPGNIRELRNVLERAALLSDDLMLTAEDIRAAIGTFTPVERVFPPMSEPARNETFSEARERFDRQLIQSTLAQCGGKVIEAAERLGLGRSTLYKKMIALGIAESQ; from the coding sequence ATGAACACCACCGAAAGCCTCAAGGATTACCAACGGGTCCGCACGCTGGCGATCCGTTCGTTGTTCGAGATCATCGAGCAATCCAGTGAAGGCACGGTGATTGTCGACCGCGACGCGAATATCGTCTGGATGAACGAGCGCTACGCCCGGCGCTTTGGGCTCGACTCTGCGGCCGGCGCGATCGGCAAGCCTTGCGAAAGCGTGATCCCCGGCAGCCTGCTGCGCGAAGTGGTACGCACCGGGCGGCCGATTCTGCTGGACATGCAGGACACCCCGAAAGAACCACTGGTGGTGATGCGCCTGCCGATTCATGACGACGCCGGCGCGGTGATCGGCGCCATCGGTTTTGCCCTGTTCGACGAGTTGCGCACGCTGTCGCCGATGCTCAAGCGCTACCTGAGCATGCAGGAAGAACTGGCCTCGACCCGTTCACTGCTGCGTGCCCGGCAGACCAAATACAACTTCGCCCATTTCATCGGCACCAGTGCTGCCAGCCTCGAGGTCAAGCGACGTGCCCGTCGCAGCGCCAGCGCCGAGTCGCCGGTTCTGTTGCTGGGCGAGACCGGGAGCGGCAAAGAGTTATTGGCGCAGGCCATCCATGGCGCTTCGCCTCGGGCGCACAAAGCATTCGTCAGCATCAACAGCGCGGCGATTCCCGAAGCGCTGCTCGAAGCCGAGTTTTTCGGCACCGCGCCCGGCGCCTTCACCGGCGCCGATCGCAAGGGCCGCACCGGCAAGTTGCAGATCGCTCAGGGCGGGACGCTGTTTCTCGACGAGATCGGCGACATGCCGCTGCCGTTGCAAAGCAAATTGCTGCGGGTGTTGCAGGAAAAGGAGTTCGAACCCGTTGGCTCCAACGATGTGATTCAGAGTGATGTGCGGGTGATTGCCGCCACCTCTACGGATCTGGAAGCGGCGATCAAGCGCGGCGAGTTTCGTGCGGATTTGTACTACCGCCTCAACGTGCTGCCGATTCAGGTGCCGCCGCTGCGGGAACGGCTGGATGATCTGCCGGCGCTCAGTGAAGCGATTCTTGAAGAGCTGCGCAGTCAGCACGAACTCAACCGCGAAGCGCTGGAATTGCTGGGTCAGCATGCCTGGCCGGGGAATATCCGCGAGTTGCGCAACGTACTGGAGCGCGCGGCGTTGCTCAGTGATGACTTGATGCTGACGGCGGAGGACATTCGTGCCGCGATTGGCACGTTTACTCCCGTTGAACGGGTATTCCCGCCGATGTCAGAGCCAGCGAGAAACGAAACATTCAGTGAGGCCCGCGAGCGGTTTGACCGGCAGTTGATTCAATCCACCCTCGCGCAATGCGGGGGCAAGGTGATTGAGGCGGCTGAGCGGCTGGGACTGGGTCGTTCGACGCTTTACAAGAAGATGATTGCGCTTGGGATCGCAGAGTCTCAATAA
- a CDS encoding microcin C ABC transporter permease YejB — translation MWAYILRRLLLIIPTLVIILLVNFVIIQAAPGGPVEQAIAHLQGIGGASVGGGASETMSGTSRASRGLDPQLIKDIEKQYGFDKPAHERLWLMLKNYAQLDFGKSFFRGATVTDLILQKMPVTISLGLWATLITYLVSIPLGIRKAVHHGSHFDIWSSTAIIIGYAMPAFLFAMFLIVVFAGGTSLNWFPVRGLVSDNFESLSTLGKITDYFWHLVLPVTALVIGGFATLTILTKNSFLNEITRQYVVTARAKGLSENRVLYGHVFRNAMLLVVSGIPQAFISVFFAGSLLIEVIFSLDGLGRMSYEAAVSRDYPVVFGSLFIFTLFGLLIKLIGDLCYTLVDPRIDFAARNA, via the coding sequence CCAGGCCGCGCCCGGTGGCCCGGTGGAACAGGCCATCGCCCACTTGCAAGGCATCGGCGGCGCCAGTGTCGGCGGCGGTGCGAGCGAGACCATGAGTGGCACGTCCCGCGCCAGTCGCGGCCTCGATCCGCAACTGATCAAGGACATCGAAAAACAGTACGGCTTCGACAAACCGGCCCATGAACGCCTGTGGCTGATGCTCAAGAACTACGCGCAACTGGATTTCGGCAAGAGTTTCTTCCGCGGAGCCACGGTCACCGACCTGATCCTGCAGAAAATGCCGGTGACCATTTCCCTCGGCCTGTGGGCGACGCTGATCACTTATCTGGTGTCGATCCCGCTGGGTATCCGCAAAGCCGTGCACCATGGCAGCCATTTCGATATCTGGAGCAGTACGGCGATCATCATCGGCTACGCCATGCCGGCATTCCTGTTCGCGATGTTCCTGATCGTGGTGTTCGCCGGCGGCACGTCGCTGAACTGGTTTCCGGTGCGCGGTCTGGTGTCCGACAACTTCGAATCCCTGTCGACGCTGGGCAAGATCACCGACTACTTCTGGCACCTCGTACTGCCGGTCACGGCGCTGGTGATCGGCGGTTTCGCCACCCTGACCATCCTCACCAAGAACTCGTTCCTCAATGAAATCACCCGCCAATATGTGGTCACCGCGCGCGCCAAAGGCCTGAGCGAAAACCGGGTGCTTTATGGACACGTGTTCCGCAACGCGATGCTGCTGGTGGTGTCGGGCATTCCCCAGGCGTTCATCAGCGTGTTCTTCGCGGGCTCGTTGCTGATCGAAGTGATCTTCTCTCTCGACGGCCTGGGGCGCATGAGTTACGAAGCGGCCGTGTCCCGAGACTATCCGGTGGTGTTCGGCTCGCTGTTCATCTTCACCCTGTTCGGCCTCCTGATAAAACTGATCGGCGACCTGTGCTACACGCTGGTCGACCCGCGCATCGACTTCGCCGCGAGGAACGCCTGA